In Vicugna pacos unplaced genomic scaffold, VicPac4 scaffold_15, whole genome shotgun sequence, the following are encoded in one genomic region:
- the LOC140692694 gene encoding Golgi apparatus membrane protein TVP23 homolog B-like isoform X3, which yields MLQQNVTGRLMVGLRWWNHIDEDGKSHWVFESRKASSQESKTVSEAESRIFWLGLIACPVLWVVFAFSALFSFRVKWLAVVIMGVVLQGANLYGYIRCKVGSRKNLTSMATSYLGKQFLRQTTGDDQPS from the exons ATGTTGCAGCAG AATGTCACAGGTAGACTAATGGTTGGCCTGCGCTGGTGGAATCACATTGATGAAGATGGAAAAAGCCATTGGGTGTTTGAGTCCAGGAAG GCCTCCTCTCAAGAGAGTAAAACTGTTTCAGAGGCTGAGTCAAGAATCTTCTGGTTGGGACTCATTGCCTGTCCAGTGCTGTGGGTGGTATTTGCCTTCAGTGCCCTCTTCTCCTTCAGAGTGAAGTGGCTG GCAGTGGTCATCATGGGTGTGGTGCTGCAAGGTGCCAACCTGTATGGCTACATCAGATGCAAAGTGGGCAGCAGAAAGAATTTAACCAGCATGGCTACATCGTACCTTGGAAAGCAGTTTTTAAGACAA ACCACTGGAGATGATCAGCCCTCCTGA
- the LOC140692694 gene encoding Golgi apparatus membrane protein TVP23 homolog B-like isoform X4, whose protein sequence is MLQQDSNDDTEDVALFDAEEETTNRPKKSKIRYEAKHPVASFFHLFFRVSAIIVYLLCELFSSSFIACMVTIILLLSCDFLAVKNVTGRLMVGLRWWNHIDEDGKSHWVFESRKASSQESKTVSEAESRIFWLGLIACPVLWVVFAFSALFSFRVKWLAVVIMGVVLQGANLYGYIRCKVGSRKNLTSMATSYLGKQFLRQTTGDDQPS, encoded by the exons ATGTTGCAGCAG GACAGTAACGATGACACTGAAGATGTTGCATTGTTTGATGCGGAAGAGGAGACAACTAACAGACCGAAAAAATCCAAAATCAGATATGAGGCTAA ACACCCAGTGGcatcatttttccatttattctttcgAGTCAGTGCAATTATAGTCTATCTTCTCTGTGAATTGTTCAGCAGCAGCTTTATTGCCTGTATGGTGACAATTATCTTGTTGTTGTCATGTGACTTTTTGGCAGTCAAg AATGTCACAGGTAGACTAATGGTTGGCCTGCGCTGGTGGAATCACATTGATGAAGATGGAAAAAGCCATTGGGTGTTTGAGTCCAGGAAG GCCTCCTCTCAAGAGAGTAAAACTGTTTCAGAGGCTGAGTCAAGAATCTTCTGGTTGGGACTCATTGCCTGTCCAGTGCTGTGGGTGGTATTTGCCTTCAGTGCCCTCTTCTCCTTCAGAGTGAAGTGGCTG GCAGTGGTCATCATGGGTGTGGTGCTGCAAGGTGCCAACCTGTATGGCTACATCAGATGCAAAGTGGGCAGCAGAAAGAATTTAACCAGCATGGCTACATCGTACCTTGGAAAGCAGTTTTTAAGACAA ACCACTGGAGATGATCAGCCCTCCTGA
- the LOC140692694 gene encoding Golgi apparatus membrane protein TVP23 homolog B-like isoform X1: MPGSGSGAGGSWYSGSFWPVESCPRLLGSPPGGCACGADVAPGSGAVARPPCCSRHPVASFFHLFFRVSAIIVYLLCELFSSSFIACMVTIILLLSCDFLAVKNVTGRLMVGLRWWNHIDEDGKSHWVFESRKASSQESKTVSEAESRIFWLGLIACPVLWVVFAFSALFSFRVKWLQIFLGVCPLPELSWLLWTGLGARETRQWSSWVWCCKVPTCMATSDAKWAAERI; this comes from the exons ATGCCCGGAAgcggaagtggggctggcggaaGCTGGTATTCCGGCTCCTTCTGGCCTGTGGAGAGCTGTCCGCGTCTGTTGGGATCCCCGCCCGGCGGCTGCGCCTGTGGCGCTGACGTGGCTCCCGGAAGTGGCGCTGTCGCGAGGCCGCCATGTTGCAGCAG ACACCCAGTGGcatcatttttccatttattctttcgAGTCAGTGCAATTATAGTCTATCTTCTCTGTGAATTGTTCAGCAGCAGCTTTATTGCCTGTATGGTGACAATTATCTTGTTGTTGTCATGTGACTTTTTGGCAGTCAAg AATGTCACAGGTAGACTAATGGTTGGCCTGCGCTGGTGGAATCACATTGATGAAGATGGAAAAAGCCATTGGGTGTTTGAGTCCAGGAAG GCCTCCTCTCAAGAGAGTAAAACTGTTTCAGAGGCTGAGTCAAGAATCTTCTGGTTGGGACTCATTGCCTGTCCAGTGCTGTGGGTGGTATTTGCCTTCAGTGCCCTCTTCTCCTTCAGAGTGAAGTGGCTG CAAATCTTTTTAGGAGTCTGCCCCTTGCCAGAGCTGTCCTGGCTGCTGTGGACAGGACTAGGGGCTCGAGAAACAAG GCAGTGGTCATCATGGGTGTGGTGCTGCAAGGTGCCAACCTGTATGGCTACATCAGATGCAAAGTGGGCAGCAGAAAGAATTTAA
- the LOC140692694 gene encoding Golgi apparatus membrane protein TVP23 homolog B-like isoform X2 produces MPGSGSGAGGSWYSGSFWPVESCPRLLGSPPGGCACGADVAPGSGAVARPPCCSRHPVASFFHLFFRVSAIIVYLLCELFSSSFIACMVTIILLLSCDFLAVKNVTGRLMVGLRWWNHIDEDGKSHWVFESRKASSQESKTVSEAESRIFWLGLIACPVLWVVFAFSALFSFRVKWLAVVIMGVVLQGANLYGYIRCKVGSRKNLTSMATSYLGKQFLRQTTGDDQPS; encoded by the exons ATGCCCGGAAgcggaagtggggctggcggaaGCTGGTATTCCGGCTCCTTCTGGCCTGTGGAGAGCTGTCCGCGTCTGTTGGGATCCCCGCCCGGCGGCTGCGCCTGTGGCGCTGACGTGGCTCCCGGAAGTGGCGCTGTCGCGAGGCCGCCATGTTGCAGCAG ACACCCAGTGGcatcatttttccatttattctttcgAGTCAGTGCAATTATAGTCTATCTTCTCTGTGAATTGTTCAGCAGCAGCTTTATTGCCTGTATGGTGACAATTATCTTGTTGTTGTCATGTGACTTTTTGGCAGTCAAg AATGTCACAGGTAGACTAATGGTTGGCCTGCGCTGGTGGAATCACATTGATGAAGATGGAAAAAGCCATTGGGTGTTTGAGTCCAGGAAG GCCTCCTCTCAAGAGAGTAAAACTGTTTCAGAGGCTGAGTCAAGAATCTTCTGGTTGGGACTCATTGCCTGTCCAGTGCTGTGGGTGGTATTTGCCTTCAGTGCCCTCTTCTCCTTCAGAGTGAAGTGGCTG GCAGTGGTCATCATGGGTGTGGTGCTGCAAGGTGCCAACCTGTATGGCTACATCAGATGCAAAGTGGGCAGCAGAAAGAATTTAACCAGCATGGCTACATCGTACCTTGGAAAGCAGTTTTTAAGACAA ACCACTGGAGATGATCAGCCCTCCTGA